One window of Dermacentor albipictus isolate Rhodes 1998 colony chromosome 9, USDA_Dalb.pri_finalv2, whole genome shotgun sequence genomic DNA carries:
- the LOC139049916 gene encoding uncharacterized protein, which yields MSSEDHQASGPSSAEEVLNPSVAPGRGRRAPGRGRQAPGRGRQAPGRGRQAPGRGRQAPGRGRQEPGRGSPEPGRGSPEPGRGSPEPGRGSPEPGRGSPEPGRGSPEPGLSSDEREALDRCLLLHCDPSGCPYDYYDFVEATKALRLDHDVEGLGPLQGKWMIKLKTTEAAQTLANAAGMLVKGRYCAVVEPGVEEIWMKVHWVPFNISNASLREALQEFGVVKRVSCHRWSTDEDEVDETTRHVRLCLKEGMTVEDLPHLWMYRGQTLIFVAPGRPPICMKCRETGHLSFRCTVPWCSECMMCGHTAYEHFTGSDFQSEQETTYDSLEDVD from the coding sequence ATGTCTAGTGAAGATCATCAAGCATCTGGCCCATCGTCTGCCGAAGAAGTGTTAAATCCATCGGTCGCGCCTGGTCGAGGTCGTCGAGCGCCTGGTCGAGGTCGTCAAGCGCCTGGTCGAGGTCGTCAAGCGCCTGGTCGAGGTCGTCAAGCGCCTGGTCGAGGTCGTCAAGCGCCTGGTCGAGGTCGTCAAGAGCCTGGTCGAGGCAGTCCAGAGCCTGGTCGAGGCAGTCCAGAGCCTGGTCGAGGCAGTCCAGAGCCTGGTCGAGGCAGTCCAGAGCCTGGTCGAGGCAGTCCAGAGCCTGGTCGAGGCAGTCCAGAGCCTGGCCTATCGTCTGACGAACGAGAGGCGTTGGATAGGTGCCTTCTTCTGCACTGCGACCCGAGCGGGTGTCCGTACGACTACTATGATTTTGTGGAAGCAACGAAAGCGCTCAGACTCGACCACGACGTCGAAGGCCTCGGGCCGTTGCAAGGAAAGTGGATGATTAAGCTGAAGACAACTGAGGCCGCGCAAACCCTCGCGAATGCCGCGGGCATGCTGGTGAAAGGACGGTACTGCGCCGTCGTTGAGCCTGGTGTGGAAGAGATCTGGATGAAGGTTCACTGGGTGCCGTTCAACATCTCGAATGCGTCTCTACGGGAAGCGCTTCAGGAGTTTGGCGTCGTCAAGAGGGTGAGCTGTCACAGGTGGTCTACGGACGAAGACGAAGTCGACGAGACCACCCGGCACGTTCGCCTGTGTCTCAAGGAAGGAATGACAGTGGAAGACTTGCCGCACCTGTGGATGTACCGCGGTCAAACGCTCATCTTCGTTGCCCCAGGTCGACCTCCAATATGCATGAAGTGCCGCGAGACGGGTCATTTGTCTTTTAGATGCACGGTACCGTGGTGCAGCGAGTGTATGATGTGCGGCCACACGGCGTACGAGCATTTCACGGGAAGTGATTTTCAGAGCGAGCAAGAAACAACGTACGATAGCCTGGAAGACGTTGACTGA
- the Srr gene encoding serine dehydratase-like, protein MEAGSPRPAASDRLPTAGHSRPLHVRTPLLESLPLSEIYGQRVYLKMDNVQPSGSFKIRGMGALCQDAKRKGASKVVIASGGNAGMAVAYGARQLGMESVVVIPHNVPHRMVDKLRLEGARVEVQGNCWDDADERAKEIVAAEGGYYCHPFDHPLIWAGNATMVPEMKEDLVDQVPAAVVASVGGGGLVCGLSDGMEAAGWAQVPIIAVETRGADSFRASLRAGNQVTLPRITSIAAALGVRKVCTRILELYRTRSIFSMVLSDRLAVDACNRFADDHRALVEPACGASLAAVYAARVTQMRCQKKLDPERPLVVVVCGGSAASRQQLEEWTKSVASGAASPLDRDHSGID, encoded by the coding sequence ATGGAGGCCGGCTCCCCGCGGCCCGCTGCCAGCGACAGGCTGCCGACGGCTGGGCACTCCCGGCCGCTGCACGTCCGCACGCCGTTACTGGAGAGCCTGCCGCTTTCAGAGATCTACGGGCAGCGGGTTTACCTCAAGATGGACAACGTCCAGCCGTCGGGATCCTTCAAAATCAGGGGGATGGGCGCCCTGTGCCAGGACGCCAAGCGCAAGGGCGCCTCCAAAGTGGTCATAGCTTCTGGCGGCAACGCCGGCATGGCGGTGGCGTACGGTGCGCGCCAGCTGGGAATGGAGTCCGTGGTAGTCATCCCTCACAACGTGCCACACCGCATGGTCGACAAGCTGCGTCTCGAAGGGGCCCGCGTCGAGGTGCAAGGCAACTGCTGGGACGACGCCGACGAACGAGCCAAGGAGATCGTCGCCGCCGAAGGCGGGTATTACTGCCACCCCTTCGACCATCCCCTGATATGGGCGGGCAACGCCACCATGGTGCCGGAGATGAAGGAGGACCTGGTCGACCAGGTGCCCGCCGCCGTCGTGGCCTCGGTCGGCGGCGGCGGGCTGGTGTGCGGCCTCTCGGACGGCATGGAAGCCGCCGGCTGGGCGCAGGTGCCCATCATTGCCGTCGAGACGCGGGGCGCCGACTCCTTCCGGGCCTCGCTGCGCGCCGGCAACCAGGTCACGCTGCCCAGGATCACCAGCATCGCGGCGGCGCTGGGCGTGCGCAAGGTGTGCACCAGGATCCTGGAGCTGTACCGGACGCGCAGCATCTTCTCCATGGTGCTCTCCGACCGGCTCGCCGTCGACGCGTGCAACCGGTTCGCCGACGACCACCGCGCCCTCGTGGAGCCCGCGTGCGGCGCTTCGTTGGCCGCCGTGTACGCGGCGCGGGTCACCCAGATGCGCTGCCAGAAGAAGCTCGACCCGGAGAGGCCTCTGGTGGTCGTCGTGTGCGGAGGAAGCGCCGCCTCCCGGCAGCAGCTGGAGGAGTGGACCAAGTCGGTCGCCAGCGGGGCAGCCAGTCCCCTCGACCGAGACCACTCGGGCATCGACTGA